A genomic region of Candidatus Eisenbacteria bacterium contains the following coding sequences:
- a CDS encoding tryptophan synthase subunit alpha encodes MMPGATRRVLPRSDRLARRFEELGAERRTGLIPFLTCGDPSPGFTEKAIRLLDRPGTAAIEIGVPFSDPLADGPTIQRASERALAAGATLEKTIGLVARLRGEIAAPIVLMSYVNPILRFGVERFADEASEAGVDAVIATDLPLEESAAWRAVLRDRGIGTVFLAAPTSPLERIARIARACTAFLYYVSRTGVTGARRSLENGLARRLAEVRARTKKPLAVGFGVSRPEHARALAPHADAVVVGSALVRAIESARSDRERFAALEREVGALLEALAPGRKR; translated from the coding sequence ATGATGCCGGGCGCGACGCGCCGCGTTCTCCCGCGATCCGACCGGCTCGCCCGCCGCTTCGAGGAGCTCGGCGCCGAACGCCGGACCGGTCTCATCCCTTTCCTCACGTGCGGGGACCCGAGCCCGGGCTTCACAGAGAAAGCGATCCGGCTCCTCGATCGACCCGGCACGGCGGCGATCGAGATCGGCGTTCCCTTCTCGGATCCCCTGGCGGACGGGCCGACGATCCAGCGGGCGTCGGAGCGCGCGCTCGCGGCCGGAGCGACGCTCGAGAAGACGATCGGTCTCGTCGCGCGCCTTCGCGGGGAGATCGCCGCGCCGATCGTCCTCATGTCCTATGTCAACCCGATCCTTCGCTTTGGAGTCGAACGGTTCGCTGATGAAGCATCGGAGGCCGGGGTGGACGCGGTGATCGCCACCGATCTTCCCCTGGAGGAGTCGGCGGCGTGGCGCGCGGTTCTTCGGGACCGCGGGATCGGGACCGTCTTTCTCGCGGCCCCGACGAGCCCTCTTGAACGGATCGCGCGCATCGCGAGGGCATGCACCGCGTTCCTCTACTACGTTAGCCGGACGGGAGTCACCGGGGCTCGGCGCTCGCTCGAGAATGGCCTCGCGCGGCGACTCGCCGAGGTGCGCGCGCGGACGAAGAAGCCGCTCGCCGTCGGCTTCGGCGTCTCCCGCCCCGAGCACGCCCGCGCGCTCGCGCCCCACGCGGACGCGGTGGTCGTGGGGAGCGCCCTCGTTCGGGCGATCGAGAGCGCCCGGTCGGACCGGGAGCGCTTCGCCGCTCTCGAACGGGAGGTCGGCGCGCTGCTCGAGGCGCTTGCCCCGGGGAGGAAGCGATGA